The genomic interval ATTGCAATTCAAAACACGGGCAATATCCCGGCCAACAGAAGGTTTTTCTGCGAGTACAACTGTTTTGCTCATCATTTAAATCTCCTCTTTATTAACGCTATGATGTTACTTTAACATAATTTGCTTGGTATGTTCGCGTATCACACCTTCTCCTGAATACCATATAATATGATAGACATTCGGAAAGGAATTTGATGCCGATGTTCTACTACACCAGATTGATTTTATTAGTTATCGGGGTCAGTATCGATGGGTTTGGTGCTGGGATGTCGTATGGTATGCGTAAAGTTCATATCCCCTACACGGCTCTTGTAATTATTATGCTTTGTTCAGGATTCGTTGTCTATCTTTCCATGACTATCGGAACGCTTCTTATGACTTTTATCCCAGCAGGACTTACTGACAAAATAGGCGGGATTATTCTGTTCGGCATCGGTTTATACTGTTTATTCAATGTACTGCGTAATGGGTATGATACAACGGCAGACACAACACCTGACAGCGAAACATGGAATCATGTCAAAACGGTCATAAAAGAACCGCGTCAGGCTGATATAGACCAGTCAGGGAACATTTCTACAATGGAGGCAGTACTGCTCGGATTTGCCCTTGC from Lentibacillus cibarius carries:
- the ytaF gene encoding sporulation membrane protein YtaF codes for the protein MPMFYYTRLILLVIGVSIDGFGAGMSYGMRKVHIPYTALVIIMLCSGFVVYLSMTIGTLLMTFIPAGLTDKIGGIILFGIGLYCLFNVLRNGYDTTADTTPDSETWNHVKTVIKEPRQADIDQSGNISTMEAVLLGFALAVDAFGAGLGAAMLGYAPLLTAASIALMSGLFLFCGVRMGVFLAAKKWTQKLTLLPPFLLMLLGIMNIL